AAATCCCTGATTGATCAAATCCAGCAGCTTGATCTCGCACGCGACATTCTCATAGAAGCTGCCGAGCTCCTTCTGATCAGTCCGCCAGGGCGTAGCAGTAAAGCCACACGTGCGCGCATCGAAGTGCTTCAAGACCTTCTGCCAGATGTCTGAGACGGATTTGTCTGCCTCGTCGGCAATGACGAGTGAGAAGTGATTCTTGGACCAGTTGTCCAGTCGCCGAACCATGCTTTGCACCGTGGACACAACGACAGGCGCAGAGTGGGACGCCGAGAACTCAGCCTTTTCGGCGTCGCCGCGGATTCCAGATGTTCGCTCCAGCTTCTCCAGCGCTTGCCAGACGAGTTCGTTTTGATCGACAAGGATCAGCGTGCGCTGACTGCGCTGCCATTCGATCTTTGCCAGGTGCGAGAAGCAGACCGTCTTTCCGGATCCAGTGGGCGAAACAACCAGCTGGCGCGAGAACTCAGCCCAGCCTTTGTTTACGGCCTCGACGATCTGCTGTTGGTAGGGACGGAGGTTCATGACCGCTGCGTCAAGGCGGCTCGGACAAGCGCTTTTGCGAGGTTCTTTGGAACGGCGTTGCCGATCTGCTTTACGACCTGCGTAGTGTTGCCGGTGAACTTGTAGCCACGCGGGAAGCCTTGAGCGGCTGCAAGCTCGTGCGGTTTCAACATGCGAAAACGAATGTCGAGCAGGTATTTCTCGCCGTGAATTTCGACGGTCGGCATCACGAGTCCGAAGCGGTCTTTCGTGGTGACAGTTGGGAGCGGCTTATCGACGCTCTGTGCGTCCCCCTTGCCGTAGAAGGAAACCAGGCATGGCTGAACCAGCCTTATGCCGCGCGACGTCGTCGTGATTGTCCCGAGTGGTTCGTGAACGCTTTGGGGTGCAGCCCCGTTGAACTGGGGCACAATGAACGGCTGAACGAGTGAGATGGCGCCCGACGTTGCTACGGTTGGCAAGGGCTCAGATGCGGGACGTGGTTGTGCCCCCGATTGCTGGCCGATGACGAACGGCTCGCACAGTGCCCACTCGCCGCGATTCCCCGCCACGGTTGGCAGCGGGACATGCGTGCCGCGCACACGGCGACCGTCCCCGTTTATGTCACCTCCATTTCCGTGGGCGCACTGAATGAGGTAAGGCTCGCACAAACCGAGGTGACCACCGCCTGCCGTCAGCGCTGGCGCTGGCTTGTCCAAATCTTTCGCGTCGCAATTGCCACGTAGATGAACCAAGTAAGGCTCTGCTACCGCCATCGCTCCACCTTTCGCGGTGGTGATGGTTGGCAGCGGTAGATCAAAGCTTCGGACGCTGCCTTGATGCTCCATGTGGATCGTGAACGGCTTGAGGCCAAACCTCTCAAGCCCGATCATGATCCGGTTCAGTGTCTTGTCAGCGAGCGGCTTTTTGCGGCCGTAGATGGATTTGCCTTCAAGCTTCCAATCAATGATATCCCTGGCTGGCACCCATCGCTTCCTGGCGCCGAACATATCTTCGGTCGCAACTGGGGCGTGTGTCGGCTCTGGCCAGACGATCTTGCGACGACCGCGCACCGCGTAGACAAAAAGCCGTTTCCGTGTCGTTGGGTCGCCGTAGTCCGCAGCGCAGAGAACACGCCAGTCGACGCGATAGCCGAGCGACTCAAGGCAGCTCACCCAGGCTGAGAAGACTTCGCCCTTTTTCGTCTTGAGCGGCCGGCCGTCAGTCCCGATCGCGCCCCACGAAACAAACTCCTTCACGTTTTCGATCAGGATGATCGACGGCCGCAGAGCTTCAGCCCATCGAACGACACACCACGCGGTTGCGCGGGACTGATCATTGATTGGCTTTCCACCGCGAGCGATCGAGTGATGGGTGCATTCCGGTGAGGCCCAGAGGATGTCCAGCTCGCCTTCCCCGTAGAGATCGCGAGGGTTCAGCGCGTCGAGCGATGCGCAGAGATGGCGCGCGTCCGGATGGTTTTGCGTGTGCGTCGCTACGGCAACCTCCCAATGATTTATTGCGGTAAGGTCGCACTCGTGGCCGAGTTCCTGACAGGCTTCAACAAGGCCCGTGGACGTTCCACCAGCTCCGCAGAAAAGGTCGGCAGCTTTGAGTTTCATATCGCAGCAGGTGCCGACTTGATCTTGTTCCGCAAATGCTCCACGTCAGAGCGATCCCCAGCGCATGTCTCGCATCTATCGCTTACGGTTTGGATTGCATGAAGGACGGTTCCATGATCGCGATGGAATTGACGCCCAACCTCGCTGATGCTTTGGTTCGTGAATTCACAACTCAAAGCCATTGCAACCTGTCGAGCCCACGCGACTCTTGGCGTTCGGTTGCGGACATCAATCACGGTCACGGATAACCCGTAGTGATGCGCGACGAGCTTTTTGATCTCGTCGATTGGCTGCGGGTTGCTCGCCGGAGTGCGTCGCCTGAGCCATTTTGTGAGGGCGGCTTCATATCTCTCCGCTGCGGCGGTTAATTCCGCTGTCGCAACGCGGACAGACTCGATGGAGCGTGAGGCTGTGATGGTCATGCTAATAGCCTC
This is a stretch of genomic DNA from Verrucomicrobiia bacterium. It encodes these proteins:
- a CDS encoding DNA cytosine methyltransferase, giving the protein MKLKAADLFCGAGGTSTGLVEACQELGHECDLTAINHWEVAVATHTQNHPDARHLCASLDALNPRDLYGEGELDILWASPECTHHSIARGGKPINDQSRATAWCVVRWAEALRPSIILIENVKEFVSWGAIGTDGRPLKTKKGEVFSAWVSCLESLGYRVDWRVLCAADYGDPTTRKRLFVYAVRGRRKIVWPEPTHAPVATEDMFGARKRWVPARDIIDWKLEGKSIYGRKKPLADKTLNRIMIGLERFGLKPFTIHMEHQGSVRSFDLPLPTITTAKGGAMAVAEPYLVHLRGNCDAKDLDKPAPALTAGGGHLGLCEPYLIQCAHGNGGDINGDGRRVRGTHVPLPTVAGNRGEWALCEPFVIGQQSGAQPRPASEPLPTVATSGAISLVQPFIVPQFNGAAPQSVHEPLGTITTTSRGIRLVQPCLVSFYGKGDAQSVDKPLPTVTTKDRFGLVMPTVEIHGEKYLLDIRFRMLKPHELAAAQGFPRGYKFTGNTTQVVKQIGNAVPKNLAKALVRAALTQRS
- a CDS encoding helix-turn-helix domain-containing protein encodes the protein MTITASRSIESVRVATAELTAAAERYEAALTKWLRRRTPASNPQPIDEIKKLVAHHYGLSVTVIDVRNRTPRVAWARQVAMALSCEFTNQSISEVGRQFHRDHGTVLHAIQTVSDRCETCAGDRSDVEHLRNKIKSAPAAI